Within the Buteo buteo chromosome 2, bButBut1.hap1.1, whole genome shotgun sequence genome, the region AACATGCATCACCTCAGTTTAATAATCCAGtatattacaaagaaaacaaacaatgcaAAGAGCATCATGTAGCATAACAGCTTTGTCTGGCTTCCCCTGGAGAGTGTTCTCAGTCTGCCCATAGTTGCACCTAGAAGTCCACCCGTAGAGTCAAAATCGTTAtcctacatttaaaaaaaaaaaaacaacaacacacaaaacaacaaaaaacatgtTACTCTGAGAAAAGAACCCCTAAAGCTTGCTAAGTGtagtttttcctgttttttcaaattttccaacactaaaattatttcagaggcAGTTTCTGAAAATTAGCCAGGAAAAACTTTCACCCATCTACCCAgagatacttttttcccccaagccaaagcaaaatataagcaaaaaaggcatttctgacTTCGCTATCTTGTGCTTccctcttctatttttaaatacaattaaatataaaactgcCTTTTTCATAATACTATACATTTTCtaattgaaaacaaatagtCATATCTGAAGTATAAAGACCTTGCTTGTGCCTTGGAAGTAAATGCATTTGCACATCTATCTTTTTGAACAGAAATACTGCTGCTGAATTAGTCACACAGTCAACAATAAGCTGTcaacattttaatacaaatgttCATACTAAAAGAAGGAATGCTTTACTAACTTCTTAATCCTGCCCCATATTTAAAGTTAGTGACTAAATACTTACCATTTctgataacattttattttggtttttaacttcTGTTCCAATTTCAATggaaagctattaaaaaaaccaaaaagtcaTCAGCTACACATAGATTAGAGAAACCAGTCTAATACACATGACATGACTAGCATTTCCCCAGctaaaatgtgaaaacagtacctggtattttcaaaaaaaccaacatgcaCAGTATTCTGTCAATAACCCTTAGGAGAGCCTGGGCTTAAGAGCAGCTCCAAAGTGAAACAGGGGAGAACCCACAGAGGCTTCTTATCAGCACACTGACCTTGAACTCCTGAGCTGAACTCCTACAAGGGAGGGAaatgtgctccaggcccctaTGCTTTGGATTAGCCAAAACCCATGTGGTTTTTGTGACACAACCTAAATCTCGTTATTTCTTACTGCTACATTTCACTGCAATCTATAATCAAGTCAAGAGTGGATCTGATCTTACATGAGGCTTCTAGGAAGATTATCTGAAGACTATTCCATACCCCAAGATTATTACATTGCACTAAAAGATGCAAAGGCTTGAAAGAGCACACAGTCTACTCCATGGGGCACTATCAACTGCACTGTTGACACACTGATTTTGAAGTGTAACATACCAGAGAAGGAGACCAGAAATGAAATTCTATAAAAAAGGTCAAAGCTTTTTCTACCCCTTAACTTATTCTAAATTATTATTCTAAACCTAAGGTTTTAGATTCTATTTGAGGCTAAACAAATAACTTCTAAGCGGTAGCATTAGCAATAGGACTTCAAATGAGTTTGGGCCTAAGAATTCATTGGCTCGTACTACATATAGAGAAACAGCACCTATTGCTAAgaatgtattttacaaaatcttaagttgttaagaaaaatacacCCACGCAATTTTAATCATAGAGCTGTCTTTCAGTTAGACTTGCTTGATATAAGTCCTCAATCTCTGGAAGGAATCAGaatcattaaaacaaacatctCTTTCAGAGGATATTAGCACACTATTTCTAAGAGCTGTTTTCACATTACAGATTTATCTGGAGATACAGCAGAAACTGATGAGCCACAATGGTAACACCAAAAAGACATAGTGCATTTTCTTAAATGAGACAGTTTACTAAAGTCAAAGTTTCTAGTTTCTGCAGGGACAGTAATTCATTCTGTAGGACAGTAAGCTGTAATACCACAGCTGTCCAAGATTAGCAAAAAAGGACACCTTTagcttaaaaatataattaaaaggACAAATCAGTTATACAAATGAATGATTGTGCATTTTGGCTGACAATaactctttattttatttgtattgggtttgtgtggcaaggttttggcgggggggggggggggggggggagggggctacAGGCGTGGCTtctatgagaagctgctggaagcttctccTGTGTCTGATAGCGCcagtgccagccagctccaagacagacccaccactggccaaggccgagcccatcagtgatggtggtagtgcctctgagataacagatttaaaaagggtagaaaaaCCTGCACAATTGTatctggagagaggagtgagtatatgcaagagaaacaaccctgcagacaccaagatcagtgaagaaggagggggaggaggtgcttcaggagctggagcagagattcccctccAGCCcgtggaggtccacagtggagcagatatccacctgcagcccgtgaggaCCCCAAACCAGAGCAGGTGcgttcctgaaggaggctgtgaccccgtgggaaccccgcgctggagcaggatCCTGGCAGGAACTGTGGgcccgtggagagaggagcccacactggagcaggttttctggcaggacttgtgaccctacgggggacccatgctggagcagtgtgctcctgaaggactgcaccctgtggaagggacccacgctggagcagtttgtgaagaactgcagcccgcgggaaggactcacattggagaagttcgtgaaggactgcctctcatgggagggaccccacactggagcaggggaagagtgaggagtcctccccctgaggacaaaggagcagcagaaacaacgtgtgatgaacgGACTGCAAcctccattccctgtccccctggcTGCTACAGGGGAGGAcgtagagaaaatcgggagtaaagttgtgcccaggaagaagggagaggtgggcagaaggtgttttaagatttagtttttatttctcattatcctactctgatttgactggtaataaattaagctaatttccccaagttgagtctgttttgcccatgatgccaattggtgagtgatctctccctgtccttatctccaCCCTCGagtttttgttacattttctctctcctgtccagttgaggaaggggagtgatagcagggctttggtgggcacctggcatccatCTAggatcaacccaccacagtattaaatttatctttaaaactAAGCCTACTGCTTCACTGGTCCATATAATTTAATTCAATAAACATGATGATATCACTATAATTAAATACTTACTGATTTAATGGCACTGACTTTTGTACGCAGACTTTCTGTTAacctctcattttcttcttcataaacACTGTATCCACTATTGGTATAGCCATAGTTACCAGCAGGTGCTCCATCGCCTATGAACACAATAGTCAGTAGTTACAGACAGAACACACCATTGGAGCAAGTGCTCTTCACATGTTGAAAAGCactctttcaatttaaaaatgcatttccttaATGTCACCCTTGGCAATCGGGAAGAGGCACTGCATGCTCCTGAGACACAAATTCAACTTTTGGCAAACGTGTAAGTTATCTTTCAATATGCAaatcaaagaaggaaaattgaGGAATGGCTGTAATGTAAATACTATCGAATTTTTCCCCAGATAGTGTTTTCAGATTACTTCTATGGAAATCAACCTAGGCATTACATGGAGATGTGAAGGAAGCATTGAGGCCACTACACAGAGTGGTAAACCTAACCAATAATAGGAAAGTTGAGATCATTCTCTAACAAATACAAATACCACTTGATCACACATTTAAAGGAGAGATCACATGCACTTAAAGGAGAGAGCATACTCCGATCCTTACACGTTTCTCTACAAACAAGACCTCAGACCAGAAGCCAGGCCTCTGACCAGAACACTGCCATTTCTGCCACCATTCTGCAGTTCTATTCTCACTCCCGCCTTTGCTTTTTGGGCAATGGAGCTTCAGGACTGTTACCCAGACAACTGACCCTGCAGAGTACGTAGGGCAGAAGGGAATGAAAGCTCCTCAGCTCCACACATTCACTCAGCTCCAACCTCTAATAAAGATCTCCTACAGACAGCCACTGGACAGCAGCATGGGCACAAGAGAATTAAAGCCGTGTCCAGTCTAGACAAAAATCAGTCTTAGACCTCAAACCTAagatttgaaatgaaagaagagaggcCAAgactgaaaaaggcaaacagaaaagaactaTTATAAGCTTTGTGATAAAGATCTTACTAGATTAATTCAACTAACAAACCAGTTATAACATTAATCAATATTTATATGGCTAGTCAGAATGCCACACTAAAATTGCCTGAATGCCTTTGGTTAACTCCTCTTCAACGcactttaaagatttttgtgtttgggtgccttttatctttttgaggaaaaagggagagaagagagacaCCAACTACATTCACAGATAAAGCTCTGTATCAAACAGTTTCATTGTGTGCTTGGCATacataagattttaaaagagaGAATTACAATGCTACTTTGACAACAGGTATCATTTTATATTAAACCATAAAGCTGTTCTTTAAACCTACGtaatgacactttttttaagtttgtacTTGTAAATTGTTTTAATGTTATTCTATAAGTTCGGCTAATGACAAATTCTCAACAAGACTGGGTGAAATGTATGTTTCCATTTCATCCCACTGGGAGTCAAGAAGTTTTTTTACCCCCGCCTACATCAAAAGTACCAATGCCAAATACAGAAAGTTGACTAAAACAACATCATTTAGAGAGTCAGGGTTGTTCTCACTGTGTCTTATTTTACAAATGCATCTAATTATAGTACTTCCtaccaagtgatgcacaatttTGAATAAGTTTATAAGTTAATATACCACATAGCTTCAGGCCAAAATACCATAACTATGATTCTTACATAGACTGTGACATAGCAGATATGAAGAACTGCCCCAAAGCTTTTAAACAGGCACAGCTGCTTATGTATATGGAATAGAAAGCACAGTGAAGAAGCCTGGCTACAACTGTTTACAGGAAGGACAGAAACTTCAGCATGGCAGTTCTATGGGCTGTCTTGCAACACAGATCATTGACATGTAACATGGACATGACCATAACATAATCGCAGGGTAAAAAAGAAGTAGCAGGTAGCTGGTGGCAACTGCAGAAGTATTGGTGCCCAGCTTCTATTTCCAGCCTACTAAATAAAAAGTAACTCTGGACAGTTGAAATGTCACGGCAAAGCAGCGAATTTTactgcagctgaaaacagacaTTTAAGTCTTCTGCTTTACCTTCCAGCAGATTTTTTAAGTAGTTTCAGGATGTGCCTTAAGGCACTCTTTGCCAGAGACATGCTAAAAGAAGGCATGCTCTTTCCCCTGCTCTCCTTCCATAAACATCCATCACTTCactttttcagaagcagcacacTGAGCTGGATGGCCTTCAGCGTAACCCCTCTCAGTTCATAGCCAAGAGTGAGCTGTTAGTCTGTCAAAGAACAGGATAGTAGACCTATGCATTATCAAGTGCCTACCTTTTTGTGATAAGCATCCCAACACCTCTCTCGATCTAGTAAGAGGCGTATCCAAGACTTGTTTTATCTTGTGAAAAGATATTACACAACACAAATCAGAAGTGTAGAAGTAAATCTAGGGTGGTGTTACAGACACACCTGGTTTAGCCATATGGCATTTACTACCTCCTAAATACTCACTTTCTAGGAAGAAGTACCAGAACTCAGTCATAAACTTCTGAGGCATAAACATTACCTAAGCTTTACAGTGAGGTCACAGCACCTACCTGGTTCTAGAGCATGACATGGGAGTTCAAAGTTTCTTTATAGTCATCAGCGTGACTGCTGGTTGAAAAACGAGGCCTAAGCTTCTCAAAACACTCAACAGAAACTCTGCAGAGATTTCTGCATTTGCACCAGATTGCATTTGTAACAAATTGACAATAGTAggggttccccccccacccaaacatagcaggaaaacacacagaagtaccaaaattaaaaaaacaactcgGAATTTGTAAAGGACATGCCTCTGTGAGAACCATTCATGAACGCAGTTAACTACAAATCCCAGTGCTCCTCTGTAAATCCAGCTGAGctagaaaggaaagggagacagaggcGCGGGCCACGGCTCTTCCCACGCGAACCTCCCGGGCTCTGCTGCAAGCCTACACCCACCGGCACAGCCCCCCCCACGCAGAGGGcccagcccccacccccacccccgaaGCCCCCACCCGGGGACGGGTCGGGCCTTGCCCCGTCGGCTCTCGGCAGCGGCTCCCGCAGGCCCGGGCACGGTCTGCCCCGACCCGCTCCGCTGAGCTTTTCACCGCCCCTCCCTCTCCGTTTAACCCTCCAGCaccagccggggggggggcacgcagccgctgcccgccgccgaAGCCCCGCCaggccgggcggggcggggcggggtggggtgggcgccgcggcccggcccgctgGGCGGCTGCAGGCCCCGCCGCCGaggcccgcccgcccgccgcgcttACCCAGCCCCGCGCGCCTCATGGCTGTGCCCGGAGCTGCcgaaggaagaggaggaggagggtgggagcGGCTCCCGCGCCCACAGCGCCGGAGGGAagcggggctcggcggggcggccgcggcccggcTCTGGCTCCTCCGGCTCCGGCCCAGCCGCCCGCCTCATTCACCCGGCGAGCGCCACGACAGCGCTCCGCGCGGCCCGCTGGGTACCGCGAGCTCCGGCGGGGCGGCCCGCGCGGGGGCTGACGGGGGCTGTAGTTCCGCGCCaaaggcggggcggggcggggaggcggcgtCGCTGAGGagaggcccggcccggccccggtggcggcgggcgggctGGGGACGCGTCCCTGACAGAAGCCGTCCCGCTCAGAGCCTctggctcctccagccctggggGGCACCGGTCCTCCGGGCTGGAGCACGGTGTCCCCGCAGCGGCCTGAGGCGTCGAACCAGCGTGGCGTTCGTCAGGGGGCAACGTGACAGGCCGTTCGGCCCCGCCACTGCCCCTGCGCCCGGCTGGCCCCGAAAATGGCGTGGTGTACTCGAAGCGTACGCTTCAGGGGAGCGGGACTGTGGGACGGCGGTTTCGGGGGGCAGACGAAGGCGTCAGGGTAGCACGGCGGGGGAGCCCGGCCGCCGCTGGAGCGAGGGCCGGCAGAGCGGCTTGCTCCCCCCACAGCCACCGCCCCGCGGCTTCAGAGGAGCAAGTTCTATTAAATACAACCAGCCGCGAATTTACTCAATACACTACCTGTTCCAGCTTGCATTAAACTTTTAAGAATTGATCCCGAAAGGCAAAAAGAATCTCGGCTTTCGTTTCAGGACACCGTCAGTATGTTACCATTTTAtggtttgaaaaagaaagattctcAGCTGTTGTAACagtcaaaaaattaaaattcagtgctGAATGGAGCTttaccaccttttttttccccccactgccTATTGAGAAGTAGCAGGAATGCTACTGCAGCATACAGCAACTCGAGTTGGAAACCTGCAGATTTCATTATTATTGAATCTTCAGTTCTCTGAATGatttaaatttcatttgcaaggataatttcttctttattctttaATCCCTTGCAATGCTTCACCAGAAATGGGTTTCACCTGCTTTTATTAAGGATGTGACTCACGCTGTATACCAGTGGATTGAATTTATTTCCCAGGATGATACCAGAATGATTTATCAGTACTCCagcataaagcaaacaaaatcatGGAGTCCATTCAGAGTTTGCTATTTCAGGTGTGGCATCCACTGGACTAAAGAAGCTGCACTGGCTTTTCCAATTATGACATGCTGCCACAGCATTAATTGCTTTGGTATTTGGGTTCTGGTAGGAACTAAGACACTCAGTATTGGACCAAGACCCACTTGTATCATACGAGCTATATAAATGCAGACCAAAGGTCCTACTTTAATGAGCTTGCAGTATAACAGGAGTCTTCATCTAGGCAGGTGAAGTTGTAGAAGGAAGAATAAACCAGCTCTTGTCAATGAGCAGGCCTGTGCCCTCCTCCTGACATCCTGTGTAATTGCTGTAAGACACCACATATATCTTTTTGCTGTGGATAAAAACACAAATAATTGCAGCGGTTTTTTTCTCGCTACTTGTCAAAGTTCAATTGAGATGTTAGTCTTCTACCAGCCCAACTTTAAGACAGACATTGAGAAGCTGttgttcatttatttacttCTCAGTCACATCTGGATGCCTACATCTCAAATAGCATTATAAAGAGTAAATTGAGTATAATTTAGAAACTGGCCctttatttaatatttgataATTAAAGCAGCTTATCCAAAATTTCGACTAAGGCATTAGTTGCAcatacaaaacagaagagaaggccaaggagaagaaatgaaCTGCGTAACTGTCACCCATACTGCGCAGTGTGAAGCTAATCTCCGTGGGATTTTGTCTGGAACGCAGCAATTCTTACAGGAGTTTGCAAGCTGCCATCACTGATGACTTGAGACTTGATTTACATAATTTCAGGGAAATACGTCAGTTGTttcaaagaagggaaaagtacTATCACCAGATTAAAGATGCTGTTCATGCTAAACCCATCTGAAGTTCACAGATAGGCTCATTTCTTACCTAGGACAAAGAGGTCTCTTAATGGATTACATGcttaaaacagcaaaattcaGATGCTGTAAAATTTAGAGAAAATTAACAGATTGTGAGAAAACCTTCTTCATGAGTGCTTCAGATTTGAACTAGGACTCTCTTAGAAGCAATATCCTCATCAAACACACAATTTTTGAAGGAGGGTTAGGGTGACAGTCTGTGCAGTTACTGAATAACCAGAGAGTAAAATTGAGGCTCCAGGAGGCAGTAGGAAAATGTCTTTTAGTAACAGCTGGGCTCAGTCTGTCATTGATATGTatcattttatttacatttttttcttcatgcagtATCCAAGAAAATGATTACATTTGGTGGCATTGCTATATGAAAAGATTATTGTTTACTGTATTTGCTATTCTATGTCACTCTTCCCCCCCCATGactcttcttccatttttcattaaGTACGGATTTATACATAACAAGGTAAAAAAAGTACATCTCCCCACTAGGGTTGTAGTTATAATTCACTGTTAAGGGGCTCATTGTtcatttttacttaaattttctgtaaaataaaatcccaaTTAGCCACAGGCAAGGTGTTCACAACTCATAGTGTTTATATCTGTAATCTGCTTATGATGTTTTGAAATAACATATTGAGCCTATATGCAATTTATAAATAGGACATTTAATTCTTCACAGTATCTTACAGCAAAGCATGGAAATTATACTGACTTGATTAATGTTCCAAATCCATTTACATCGTATtgaatttatgtttttttcatagaCTGAAAGTGCCTGGtagaaaagttaattttatagTTCTCCTGACATTACAATAATGAAATCATGATTGCATGTGACAACAGAGGCTGGACATAGAGGTCGACTGGTTATCATTAATATTCACTACGTTTATGTTGTATTTCCATTGATTGGTTTTATTCATATTAAATAGTTTCACAGAATGAGTCTGTGAAATAAACACCATTTTTCTGTTGACGTGGTTAATTGTACTCCTCTTGGCTTTCCGGCCCATTCCTGGCAGCTCTCCCACACAGAGGCCATGCCTTAGGCTCTCCAGCTTTGTAAACCAGCTGTGCATGGTTAGCAGGTGTGGCTGCAGCTGTTCCTTAGCATCTGCAGTTCTTCCTGCCAGGAAGCCTGAAGGAGTAGTCAGCAAGTGGTTTTAAGATGACTGACTCATCAACATTTTGTTCATCAGTGATAACatataggaagaaaaagcacataaaaaaaaataaggacgTATGCAGTCTGCAAGCTTATCTGTCTCGACCGTGTTTTTATAATCTTTTAATAGTAGCCTACTCAGGTGTGTCATTGTCAGACACCCTGCTTAGGCAATGTGtatgtcagtctcttttccccaaaatattaaTGAACAATTACTCCttcttataaaaaaaccccaaaacaacaaaacccccatatCTTTTATAAAAGGGGTGTTTCACATGTCCTACCAACTGTTCTACCACTGCTACCATTTTCTGGTTCTCTTTACTGTCTCCCGTTAAACTAGATTAATACATTTACATAGCAAACAGCCCATATATTTGATTAGTAGATTACTCCATGACTCCATcgcaaaagcaataaaaaggaaaaaaaaaaccagggaaGCTGTCCAAAAAGATCCTGTATAATCAAACTTCCAACGCACAACTGAAAGCCCAGGAATCTTATTAAcatgataataataatgacGTGATTatcactgaatttttaaataagtaacCAGAATGTCAATGTTCTTACATGTTTGATAAACAGGTTTTCACAGTCGTCATGATTAACTTGCTACTTTCAACAATTATAGGCTGTGAAAACAGCCTAACAAGTCACAGGCATCATTAGAGAGTTGAAAAGCTGATATTGCATGATATTATGTTAGTATCAAATATTTCAATCACtgtttttttaagcagtaaGCTTCAATCATTAAATATTTGCTAGTTAAATCTTGATCCGTTGTGCAATTAAGTAACAGCTGACAAGACATATCTAAGTAAAACTAATACATTAACCAAATAGAAGCAGAGCTAgatcacagaatatttttaattaggatTCAGTATCTTCAAAAAGGAGTCATGTCAGCATCTTTCATCAGTATCCTTGTCACTTAATATCCTGGTTTATTCTAAGGCTATTTAGCAAATGAGAGCCCTCAAAACGCTTCTATGCCAGCGAACTCAGTCAGATCACAATATGTTTCCTCCCATATTTTGAAAGCTGACAAAACTGACACTGGACTTAGGATGTCATCAGCCTTCTTCCTGGTTGTATTCTCCAAATGGCATCctcatgaaaaacagaagttgcCATGTCAAACCACACCTTCCGTAAGACTTTAAATAGGGGGCTGATCACAGCTGCTGCTCATTGCCACCTACACTGTCAAGCAAAGAATCAATCATCCTAGTCACAAGTGGAATAGTATGTGCAGTCATTATTCAAGTTCTTTAATGATGAGAACATATGTGAATCACTGCAAGTACTGACAAAGCTATCAGTTTCACCCATCAGAATGATTCAAAACGTTATTAAATACCGTCAAAGAGAACCATGGCTGTTTCTGGTCTTAATGCATTTCCATCATAGATGGCAACTTCTTTCTGGGATAGTAACGTTTGGAGTCATCTTATCTGCCAAAATAGCCTTTTATCGTTTTTAAAGATAACAAGAAGGTACTTGGACAAGACTCTGGGAACTCCTGTTATCTTTGATAAAACCGTGTTGCTGGGAATCAGGGGAGCTTCCTTGAACATAGGCAATTGTCCTCATCCATGCCTGGTCATCCGAGGCTTTTCCATACAGAGATTCAAAGGATCATTAACATTTTGTACCTCTAAAGACTTCCTATCTCATAGCTTTGCGTGTGTATATGATTACAGGTTGAAAAATCATGTAAACTCCTAATAAGATTTTGCAACTCAGCAAATGTGCTTAGAACAAAATTTACAATGTGTATTTACGTGAAGTTGTGGCTGTAATGCATTCCATGTTATTTACTTGTTCCTGATTTCAGTATCATCTCAGTTTTTCCAGTCACAGTAAATGTAATCCTGAGGGAGGCCTCAGGAAGCTTGCTTGGTTGGTCAGACACGCGTCAGCAGCAAAGGACCAGTGAGGGGAGGACAACCAACATGTATGGTTGCATCAGCAGGAAGTATCTAGTAAGAAAGTACAgtctttttcacttttacagCACTTATTAACAGTGAAGGCATCTTCCTCCTCACTTTGATATAAGCTATGTTGGGGAAATACTGAGCTTTATATAAGTCCATGGATaatgtaattattatttatttgattgTTGTTGCTAAATACTGTGATTctgtttattctttcctttagtTACTTTTTAGTAGCATAAGCTGCTCCATCTCTTGTTTGATTCTGCAGGGAACACACCCAGAAatctctgctgtatttttatagaTTTCTTGTCAGTGCTGTTAAATTACATTGAAATAGAGAAGGAAGGCTATAGACACAACTGCTGATCTCCCTCCTAAATTTCATTACGTAGGGCTAGAATCAAAATTTACTGAAGTCATGGAGAATTTTTGTATTGACTTTGGATCAGGttataaatttttattaaaaaaacagctctGCTGATTCTTTGTCTTCCAAGTAGTGTATGCTGTGTAGTCTATGAATAATTCCAGTCATGATTTCTTTCTCTAATATTAAGGTACCATTTCTGTTGTCAGCTTTGACTGGGTAATAATATCAGCTGAATGAGTGATAAGAATTCAGAGCCATTGCAGCAGCCTGAGCATTAATAACTGTAAAGTCTAAAGAGGAGGactaatacatttaaaataaaaagcggaagtcaaagtaatttttcatttcagtaaaacaaatgTACAGGATGAATGGAGCATACAGTTCCAATGCTTT harbors:
- the BET1 gene encoding BET1 homolog, producing MRRAGLGDGAPAGNYGYTNSGYSVYEEENERLTESLRTKVSAIKSLSIEIGTEVKNQNKMLSEMDNDFDSTGGLLGATMGRLRTLSRGSQTKLLCYMMLFALFVFFVIYWIIKLR